From a single Bacillus kexueae genomic region:
- a CDS encoding LysR family transcriptional regulator, which yields MDQSLEVFVKVVEEKNFSKAAEILHMTQPAVSQYIQSLERQLGVKLLERTNKYVRLNQAGEIVYAHAKEILFLKAKMARILDDLKNEASGELRIGASYTFGEYVLPTIVASLREKYSSITPKITIGNSKEVSDLVAQNQLDIGLIESKYRKKGLVIEPFATDTLHVFVSPMHPLAQKECISLEDLQEVTWIVREEGSGTREAADMLFHYLGLEDVNIMEFGSTQVIKESVEAGLGITFLSQWTVRKELMLNTLTMLPVRHTPFARSFSLVKPTSTFETKAVTVFTDLLIEEMRK from the coding sequence ATGGATCAGTCTTTGGAAGTTTTTGTGAAAGTCGTAGAAGAAAAAAATTTCTCCAAAGCGGCTGAAATCTTACATATGACCCAGCCAGCTGTCAGTCAATATATTCAAAGCTTAGAGAGACAATTGGGTGTAAAACTATTAGAAAGAACGAACAAATACGTACGGCTTAATCAAGCGGGGGAAATCGTTTATGCACATGCAAAGGAGATATTATTTCTAAAAGCTAAAATGGCAAGGATTCTTGATGATTTAAAAAATGAGGCAAGTGGTGAATTGCGTATTGGAGCAAGCTATACCTTCGGTGAATACGTTTTACCGACGATTGTTGCGTCATTACGAGAGAAATACTCGTCCATCACTCCAAAGATCACGATTGGGAACTCTAAAGAAGTATCCGATCTCGTCGCCCAAAATCAGCTCGATATTGGACTAATTGAATCTAAATACCGAAAAAAAGGGTTAGTGATAGAACCGTTCGCAACCGATACATTACACGTATTTGTTTCACCGATGCACCCTTTAGCTCAGAAAGAATGTATATCGTTAGAAGATTTACAAGAAGTAACGTGGATTGTTCGAGAAGAAGGTTCTGGAACGAGAGAAGCCGCGGATATGTTGTTTCATTACTTAGGTCTTGAAGATGTCAATATAATGGAGTTCGGAAGTACACAAGTTATAAAAGAGTCCGTTGAAGCAGGCTTAGGAATCACATTTCTATCTCAATGGACGGTTCGAAAAGAATTGATGTTAAATACATTAACGATGCTCCCTGTCCGTCATACCCCGTTTGCTCGTTCATTTTCACTCGTAAAACCGACCTCTACTTTTGAAACAAAGGCCGTGACGGTCTTTACTGATTTATTAATAGAAGAAATGAGGAAGTAA
- a CDS encoding YeiH family protein, translating to METPLAHQVQTPFLLQKVGGIGFTILIAAIGWGLAFLPGFQKVGPMAISILLAIVIRQVWGYPTKLRTGIDFTAKKLLRVAIVLYGLKLNIQLIIQEGLGLVAIDALVIIFAILLTIWVGKKLKADPTISLLVGIGTGVCGAAAIAAVSPILKSKEEETAMSVGMIAFIGTIFALGYTFVLPILPINTEAYGIWAGISLHELAHVALAASPAGEDAIAIALLAKLGRVFLLIPLCFVLMYWMKRKGNNDENASIPFPWFLIGFVCMSIIGSLITAYEPFNLQKLFEPIAFISSFLLTMAMVGLGLNVHLKQVKEKAFRPLLALIFTSILLSGLTLWVSL from the coding sequence ATGGAAACACCTTTGGCTCATCAAGTACAGACTCCTTTTCTGCTACAGAAGGTTGGCGGAATTGGCTTTACCATTCTCATTGCAGCGATTGGATGGGGCCTTGCATTCTTACCTGGATTCCAAAAAGTAGGACCGATGGCCATTTCGATTCTACTTGCCATCGTCATTCGACAAGTGTGGGGATATCCTACGAAACTGCGAACAGGTATTGACTTCACGGCCAAAAAGTTATTGCGCGTTGCAATTGTTTTATATGGGTTAAAATTAAATATACAGCTTATTATTCAAGAAGGGCTTGGACTCGTAGCCATCGATGCACTTGTGATTATCTTTGCTATTTTATTGACGATTTGGGTTGGAAAAAAGTTAAAAGCAGATCCTACTATTTCTTTGTTAGTAGGAATCGGAACAGGAGTTTGTGGAGCAGCTGCCATTGCAGCAGTATCTCCAATCTTAAAATCGAAAGAGGAAGAAACCGCTATGTCAGTCGGTATGATCGCATTTATCGGGACAATTTTTGCTTTAGGATATACCTTCGTCCTTCCAATTCTACCAATAAATACAGAGGCGTACGGCATTTGGGCTGGGATTAGCCTGCATGAGCTCGCCCATGTCGCATTAGCGGCTTCTCCGGCTGGAGAGGATGCCATCGCAATAGCACTGCTTGCTAAACTCGGTCGAGTATTTCTATTAATTCCATTATGTTTTGTCCTCATGTATTGGATGAAACGAAAAGGAAACAATGACGAAAATGCATCCATACCGTTTCCGTGGTTTTTAATCGGCTTCGTTTGTATGAGTATTATCGGAAGCTTGATTACAGCATATGAACCGTTCAACTTACAAAAGCTGTTTGAACCTATTGCCTTTATTTCATCTTTTTTACTGACGATGGCAATGGTTGGTCTCGGTTTAAACGTTCACTTGAAACAAGTAAAAGAAAAAGCGTTTCGACCGTTATTGGCACTCATCTTTACATCTATTTTATTGTCAGGTTTGACTTTATGGGTGAGTTTATAA
- a CDS encoding DinB family protein, whose translation MNSEALMEYYRFVRMGTLQLLKSIDENVVDEIPKGHNNSIRWNAGHILVSEGIFFQHLLPELKSASFIPLFKFGTSPREYASTPPAFLDLISLLENQQKELEKELEKHLTDALPQPITVGPLTLNTVEDALHFHLYHEGIHQGVIKSIQRSLT comes from the coding sequence ATGAATTCAGAAGCATTAATGGAATACTACCGATTTGTTCGCATGGGAACGCTACAATTATTAAAATCAATCGACGAAAACGTCGTAGATGAAATTCCAAAGGGTCACAACAATTCAATCCGCTGGAATGCAGGACATATTCTCGTTAGTGAAGGAATCTTCTTTCAACATTTGCTACCAGAATTAAAATCGGCCTCTTTTATTCCGTTATTTAAATTTGGTACGAGTCCGAGAGAGTATGCGTCAACTCCACCTGCTTTCCTTGACCTTATTTCGTTACTGGAAAATCAACAAAAGGAACTTGAAAAAGAATTGGAGAAGCATTTAACCGATGCATTACCTCAACCAATCACGGTTGGACCATTAACATTGAACACTGTAGAAGATGCACTACATTTTCATCTTTATCACGAGGGAATACACCAAGGGGTTATTAAAAGTATTCAACGTTCATTAACATAG
- a CDS encoding serine dehydratase subunit alpha family protein — MQILTKELSVALGCTEPAAIALAAATAREKLTDELIRIDVKASGNIIKNAKAVGIPGMTERGIEFVAALGALFGNPSKELEVLEGLTEMHEERAKRFVQEGNVCLAIASSEKKLYIEIIAFSKREEVKVVIADRHNDIVSIERNGESLFKGGCENPQFKSKEEELKNLSIDTIFEFVQTVDVSSLELVKKSIELNKRIGKEGLTKEYGLQVGKTIRQNVEKGWLSDDLATRAMSLAAAGSDARMAGSTMPVMANTGSGNQGIAVTLPVVAVGEKLGVSEEMLIRAVALSHLVTIHIKSKFGRLSALCGVTVAGMGASAAITYLLGGTIKQIKGSIQNTIGNVSGMVCDGAKAGCAMKVATCSNVAVQSALLAINNQSIQSTDGFIASDVEKTIDNFCTLGNEGTRQTDEVLLQLMVNK; from the coding sequence ATGCAAATTTTAACAAAAGAACTTTCAGTCGCTTTAGGGTGTACGGAACCTGCTGCCATCGCGTTAGCTGCAGCGACAGCAAGAGAGAAACTGACTGATGAGTTAATTCGTATCGATGTGAAGGCGAGCGGGAATATCATTAAAAATGCAAAAGCAGTAGGTATTCCAGGGATGACTGAGCGCGGAATTGAATTTGTTGCTGCATTAGGCGCTCTTTTTGGGAACCCTTCTAAAGAATTAGAAGTGCTAGAAGGATTAACAGAAATGCACGAAGAAAGAGCAAAGCGGTTTGTTCAGGAAGGAAATGTCTGCTTAGCAATCGCAAGCAGTGAAAAAAAGCTCTACATTGAAATTATTGCTTTCTCTAAACGAGAGGAAGTCAAAGTCGTTATAGCAGACCGTCATAATGATATAGTCTCAATTGAGAGAAACGGGGAATCATTATTTAAGGGTGGATGTGAAAATCCACAATTTAAATCAAAGGAAGAAGAGTTAAAAAATCTATCCATCGACACTATTTTTGAGTTTGTTCAAACGGTAGACGTATCGTCACTTGAACTGGTGAAAAAAAGCATCGAACTTAATAAAAGAATTGGAAAAGAAGGTTTAACGAAAGAATATGGGCTGCAAGTGGGAAAAACGATCCGACAAAACGTGGAAAAAGGGTGGCTATCAGACGATTTAGCTACACGTGCGATGTCCCTTGCTGCTGCTGGTTCAGATGCTAGAATGGCCGGTTCTACCATGCCTGTTATGGCCAATACTGGTAGTGGAAATCAAGGAATCGCTGTGACGTTGCCGGTTGTCGCAGTTGGAGAGAAATTAGGTGTCTCAGAAGAAATGTTAATTCGAGCAGTGGCATTAAGCCACCTCGTTACCATTCACATTAAGTCAAAATTCGGTCGCTTATCCGCCTTATGTGGAGTGACCGTGGCAGGTATGGGGGCTAGCGCTGCCATTACGTATTTACTCGGGGGGACAATCAAACAAATAAAAGGTTCGATTCAAAATACCATTGGAAATGTATCAGGAATGGTTTGCGACGGGGCAAAGGCAGGCTGTGCGATGAAAGTCGCGACGTGTTCAAATGTAGCCGTACAATCAGCCTTACTTGCCATCAATAACCAATCCATTCAATCTACTGATGGCTTCATCGCTAGTGACGTAGAGAAGACGATTGATAACTTCTGTACGCTCGGCAATGAGGGGACAAGACAGACAGACGAAGTGTTGTTACAATTGATGGTCAATAAATAA
- a CDS encoding BCCT family transporter: MKENRLMDWPTFIGALSLLLLIAIPLVLFPEQGETIVLAANSYLTENFGSLYLILGLGALIFLGYITFSKIGNIKLGEEHVKPEFSTITWAAMLFCAGIGSSVLYWGAIEWAYYYTAPPFGVEPESKEAIQWATSYGLFHWGPIAWAFYCLPALPISYFYYVKKKPVLKISEACRPLIGKLADGPIGKIIDVLFMFGLLGGAGTTLALGTPLIATGVQDLTGIEASMTMNTVILLICTFIFAASAYSGLRKGIKVLSDLNLWLAVLLLGFIFITGPTLFMAETSISSLGYMLDNFFKMATWTEPFNDLGPFDRTGFPESWTVFYWAWWLVYAPFVGLFVAKISRGRTIRQMVLGTILYGSIGCLLFFGILGNFGLYLELTGQYSVISVLNEQGAPAAIMGILSQLPFSSLLIAVFSLLAIIFLATTFDSGSYILASVVQKEVTDEPLRWNRLFWAFALAILPLTLMYIGGLSTLQTASIVGGFPLIVIVTMLSISFLKIVNKDLLEKKRKERMAKKKVS, from the coding sequence ATGAAAGAAAATCGATTGATGGATTGGCCCACCTTCATAGGGGCATTATCATTACTTTTACTCATTGCGATACCACTCGTGTTGTTTCCTGAGCAAGGTGAAACAATCGTACTAGCAGCAAATAGTTATTTAACAGAAAACTTTGGTTCTCTTTATCTCATACTAGGACTAGGAGCTCTTATCTTTTTAGGTTATATTACCTTTAGTAAAATAGGAAACATTAAGCTAGGTGAGGAGCATGTAAAACCGGAGTTTTCCACGATTACATGGGCAGCGATGTTATTCTGTGCTGGAATTGGATCTAGCGTATTGTATTGGGGAGCGATTGAATGGGCGTATTATTATACAGCACCCCCATTTGGTGTCGAACCCGAATCGAAAGAAGCGATTCAATGGGCAACCTCTTACGGACTCTTCCATTGGGGACCAATTGCATGGGCCTTCTATTGTTTACCAGCCCTTCCGATTAGCTACTTCTATTATGTGAAAAAGAAACCTGTGTTAAAAATAAGTGAAGCTTGCCGTCCTCTTATTGGCAAACTAGCCGATGGACCAATAGGTAAAATCATTGACGTACTCTTTATGTTCGGTTTGCTCGGTGGTGCTGGGACAACTTTGGCTCTTGGAACACCACTTATTGCAACAGGTGTACAAGATTTAACAGGAATTGAAGCATCGATGACGATGAATACAGTGATTTTACTTATTTGTACATTCATTTTCGCAGCAAGTGCGTACTCTGGGTTACGGAAAGGCATTAAAGTTTTGAGCGACTTGAACTTATGGCTTGCCGTTCTTTTACTTGGCTTTATCTTTATCACCGGACCAACCTTATTTATGGCCGAAACATCCATTAGTAGTTTAGGCTACATGCTTGATAACTTCTTCAAAATGGCAACATGGACAGAGCCATTTAACGATTTAGGTCCTTTTGACCGAACGGGATTCCCGGAATCATGGACGGTTTTCTATTGGGCTTGGTGGCTCGTATATGCTCCTTTTGTTGGGTTGTTTGTCGCAAAAATTTCTCGAGGTCGTACGATTCGTCAAATGGTACTCGGAACCATCTTATACGGGTCGATTGGATGTCTTTTATTCTTCGGAATACTCGGAAATTTCGGACTTTATTTAGAGCTAACTGGACAATATTCTGTTATTTCTGTGCTTAATGAACAAGGTGCCCCAGCAGCAATCATGGGTATTTTAAGTCAATTACCTTTTAGCAGTCTATTAATTGCTGTGTTCAGTTTATTAGCAATTATTTTCTTAGCAACAACGTTTGATTCTGGCTCTTACATTTTAGCCTCCGTTGTTCAAAAAGAAGTAACGGATGAGCCACTCCGTTGGAATCGCCTCTTCTGGGCATTCGCTTTGGCCATTCTCCCACTTACTTTAATGTATATTGGAGGACTGTCAACATTACAAACCGCAAGTATTGTCGGAGGATTTCCGCTTATTGTAATTGTAACGATGCTTTCAATTTCGTTCTTAAAAATTGTCAATAAAGACTTGTTGGAAAAGAAACGAAAAGAACGAATGGCGAAGAAAAAAGTTTCATGA
- a CDS encoding L-threonine 3-dehydrogenase, with product MKKILITGALGQIGSELTMKMREVYGNDHVIATDIRETESDVVQSGPFELLDVTDADKMFEIAKKYDVDTVIHLAALLSATAEAKPLLAWNLNMGGLVNALEVARELRCQFFTPSSIGAFGPTTPKDQTPQDTIQRPTTMYGVNKVSGELLCDYYYYKFGVDTRGLRFPGLISYVTPPGGGTTDYAVEIYYDAIKKGSYTSYIAKGTYMDMMYMPDALNAIIQLMEADPSKLKHRNSFNVTAMSIEPEDVAAAIRKVMPDFTMTYDVDPVRQGIAESWPNSIDATAAKEEWGFKAEYDLDKMTVDMLEKLKKKKSLVG from the coding sequence ATGAAGAAAATTTTAATTACCGGTGCGCTCGGACAAATTGGTTCAGAGCTTACGATGAAAATGCGTGAAGTATATGGAAATGATCATGTCATTGCAACAGATATTCGTGAAACAGAAAGCGATGTTGTTCAATCTGGTCCGTTTGAATTATTAGATGTAACAGATGCAGATAAAATGTTTGAGATTGCAAAAAAATATGACGTTGATACTGTCATTCATTTAGCTGCCCTTCTTTCAGCGACAGCTGAAGCGAAGCCGCTACTTGCATGGAATTTAAACATGGGTGGACTAGTGAATGCATTAGAAGTAGCTCGTGAATTACGCTGCCAGTTTTTCACGCCAAGTTCAATTGGTGCATTCGGACCTACTACACCAAAAGACCAAACACCTCAAGACACAATTCAGCGCCCGACGACGATGTACGGTGTAAATAAAGTATCGGGTGAGTTGTTATGTGACTATTACTACTACAAGTTTGGTGTCGACACACGCGGACTACGTTTCCCAGGTTTAATTTCGTACGTAACACCACCAGGGGGCGGTACGACGGATTACGCTGTGGAAATTTATTATGATGCAATTAAAAAGGGTTCATACACTTCTTATATTGCGAAAGGAACATACATGGATATGATGTATATGCCGGACGCTTTAAACGCCATTATTCAGTTAATGGAAGCAGACCCTTCAAAATTAAAGCACCGCAACTCATTTAACGTGACGGCAATGAGCATTGAGCCAGAAGATGTAGCGGCTGCAATTCGTAAGGTAATGCCTGACTTTACGATGACTTATGATGTCGATCCTGTTCGTCAAGGAATTGCAGAGAGCTGGCCAAACTCCATTGATGCGACGGCGGCAAAAGAAGAGTGGGGCTTCAAAGCGGAGTATGATTTAGATAAAATGACCGTTGATATGTTAGAGAAGTTAAAAAAGAAAAAGAGCCTTGTAGGGTAA
- a CDS encoding glycine C-acetyltransferase, whose amino-acid sequence MSSHTLDTFLKENLEDLKSRGLYNVIDPLESANGPTIQINGQELINLSSNNYLGLATDERLKEAAQKAVEEYGVGAGAVRTINGTLKIHLELEEKLAQFKHTEAAIAYQSGFNCNMAAISAVMDKHDAILSDELNHASIIDGCRLSKAKIIRYNHSDMDDLRQKAKEAKESGLYNKIMVITDGVFSMDGDIAKLPEIVEIAEEFDLITYVDDAHGSGVLGNGAGTVKHFGLSDKIDFQIGTLSKAIGVVGGYVAGKKELIDWLKVRSRPFLFSTALTPADVVAATKAIEILSNSTELQERLWENGRYLKEGLQKLGFDIGESETPITPCIIGDEVKTQEFSKRLNEEGVYAKAIVFPTVPRGTGRVRNMPTAAHTKEMLDQALAIYEKVGKELGVI is encoded by the coding sequence ATGTCTAGCCATACGCTTGATACGTTTTTAAAGGAAAATTTGGAAGATTTAAAATCAAGAGGCCTTTACAATGTCATCGATCCACTTGAAAGTGCAAATGGACCAACCATCCAGATTAATGGACAAGAGCTTATTAACTTGTCTTCAAACAACTACTTAGGTCTAGCTACAGATGAAAGGTTAAAAGAAGCTGCTCAAAAAGCGGTTGAAGAATACGGTGTAGGTGCAGGGGCCGTTCGTACCATTAACGGTACATTAAAAATTCATCTTGAGTTAGAAGAAAAGCTTGCTCAATTTAAGCATACAGAAGCTGCGATTGCCTATCAGTCAGGATTTAACTGTAATATGGCAGCTATTTCTGCCGTGATGGATAAACATGATGCGATTCTTTCAGACGAGTTAAACCATGCTTCTATTATCGATGGCTGTCGATTATCAAAAGCGAAAATCATTCGTTACAACCACTCTGACATGGATGATTTACGACAAAAAGCGAAGGAAGCGAAAGAATCAGGTCTTTATAACAAAATCATGGTGATTACAGATGGTGTCTTCTCAATGGACGGAGACATTGCAAAGCTTCCAGAAATCGTTGAGATTGCAGAGGAATTCGATTTAATTACGTATGTAGATGATGCGCACGGTTCTGGAGTTCTTGGAAATGGTGCTGGGACAGTGAAACATTTTGGCTTATCCGATAAGATTGATTTCCAAATTGGTACATTATCAAAAGCGATTGGTGTTGTCGGTGGTTACGTAGCCGGTAAGAAAGAACTCATTGATTGGTTAAAAGTTCGTTCTCGTCCATTCCTATTCTCTACTGCACTTACACCTGCGGATGTAGTTGCAGCGACAAAGGCAATTGAAATCTTATCTAATAGTACAGAATTACAAGAACGTTTATGGGAAAATGGACGTTACTTAAAAGAAGGGTTACAAAAGTTAGGATTTGATATCGGAGAAAGTGAAACGCCAATTACACCATGTATTATTGGGGATGAAGTGAAAACACAAGAGTTCAGTAAGCGACTAAACGAAGAGGGTGTATACGCAAAAGCCATTGTATTCCCAACGGTTCCGCGTGGTACAGGACGTGTACGAAACATGCCAACGGCTGCTCATACGAAAGAAATGCTAGATCAGGCGCTAGCGATTTATGAAAAAGTAGGAAAAGAGCTAGGAGTTATTTAA
- a CDS encoding cation:proton antiporter: MMLESMLVQIMVIIAIGIGAQWIAWKFHLPAIVIMSVGGLLLGPVFGMINPEQDFGDLFQPLISVAVALVLFEGSLHLDFREIKGLGKPVIRLVTVGAVLCWIFGALSAHFVAGLSWAVSFVIGGVLIVTGPTVIMPLLRQAKLHPRPSTMLKWEGIIVDPLGALLAVFAFEIMLVVQKGKTLMELGVFFIGVFLSVIIGWASGKGVAMMFKKGYAPQFLKSPMVLAVVIFCFTISDELVHETGLVAVTVMGMTLANTRISSVHDLRHFKENISVLLISAIFVMLTSSLTKETLLNILRPEIIGFVILMMFVVRPLSVFLSTVRTDLSKKEKLFIGWIAPRGIVALTVSSYFASILMQAGFEDAAILTPLTFALVFATVCMHGFTMKWLADKLSLSSNGQPGVLFVGSNTFTVQWAKQLQNLNVPVLVADASWKKLKLARAEGIPFFHGEILSEQTEFSLNMTPYEYLIVATEYDSYNTLVCTSFMPQFGRENIYQLRFQQDVGDELKEIHPTIGGHMLFEHTETWESLVSRLEEGFVLKNTTITEQYSYEEYMRNQDYEAIRLMVLKASGQLHFYTNDQKMNIEAGDTIMSLAPPSRKGSVSNKSIQLTN, encoded by the coding sequence ATGATGCTTGAATCCATGTTGGTGCAAATAATGGTTATTATCGCTATTGGGATAGGGGCACAGTGGATTGCTTGGAAGTTTCACCTTCCTGCAATCGTTATTATGTCTGTCGGAGGACTTCTTTTAGGACCCGTATTTGGAATGATTAATCCTGAACAAGATTTCGGTGACCTTTTTCAGCCGCTAATATCCGTTGCGGTGGCTCTCGTATTATTTGAAGGAAGTTTACATTTAGATTTTAGAGAGATAAAAGGGTTAGGTAAGCCAGTTATTAGACTGGTGACGGTTGGTGCGGTATTATGCTGGATTTTTGGTGCACTTAGTGCTCATTTTGTAGCAGGATTGTCGTGGGCTGTATCCTTTGTCATTGGAGGAGTGTTAATTGTAACAGGTCCAACGGTTATCATGCCGCTTCTTCGACAAGCGAAACTGCATCCGCGTCCTTCTACAATGTTAAAGTGGGAAGGCATTATTGTCGATCCACTAGGGGCGTTACTCGCGGTATTTGCGTTTGAGATTATGCTCGTTGTTCAAAAGGGAAAGACCTTAATGGAGTTAGGTGTTTTCTTTATAGGTGTCTTTTTGTCCGTTATTATCGGCTGGGCAAGTGGGAAAGGGGTTGCCATGATGTTTAAAAAAGGGTATGCCCCTCAATTTTTAAAATCGCCGATGGTGTTAGCGGTTGTCATCTTTTGTTTTACGATTTCCGATGAACTTGTTCATGAGACTGGGCTCGTGGCTGTGACTGTAATGGGGATGACATTGGCGAATACACGCATTTCATCCGTTCATGACTTGAGGCACTTTAAAGAGAATATATCGGTACTACTCATTTCAGCCATTTTTGTGATGTTAACGTCTTCTTTAACAAAAGAGACACTTTTGAATATTTTGCGACCCGAAATTATCGGATTTGTTATTCTGATGATGTTTGTAGTACGGCCATTATCGGTCTTTCTATCAACAGTTCGGACCGACTTATCGAAGAAGGAGAAGCTGTTTATCGGCTGGATAGCTCCAAGAGGGATAGTTGCGCTGACGGTATCAAGCTACTTTGCTTCCATTTTAATGCAAGCGGGGTTTGAAGATGCTGCAATCCTTACGCCATTAACATTCGCTCTTGTGTTTGCTACAGTTTGTATGCACGGTTTTACGATGAAGTGGTTAGCAGATAAGCTATCGCTTTCAAGTAACGGTCAACCAGGAGTCCTGTTTGTCGGATCCAACACGTTTACTGTGCAATGGGCAAAACAGCTCCAGAATCTTAATGTTCCAGTCCTTGTTGCTGATGCATCTTGGAAAAAGTTAAAGCTGGCTCGAGCGGAAGGAATTCCTTTTTTTCATGGAGAGATCTTGTCGGAGCAAACGGAGTTTTCTCTCAATATGACGCCTTATGAGTACTTAATTGTTGCAACAGAATACGATTCCTACAATACACTCGTTTGTACATCTTTTATGCCTCAGTTTGGACGTGAGAATATCTATCAGCTTCGTTTTCAGCAAGATGTAGGAGATGAATTGAAAGAAATTCATCCAACGATTGGTGGACATATGCTATTTGAACACACCGAGACATGGGAAAGCCTAGTATCACGGTTAGAAGAAGGGTTTGTATTAAAGAATACAACGATTACGGAACAGTATTCGTATGAAGAGTACATGCGGAATCAGGATTACGAAGCCATTCGACTCATGGTATTGAAGGCATCGGGGCAACTTCATTTTTATACGAATGATCAAAAAATGAACATAGAGGCAGGCGACACGATTATGAGTCTAGCCCCACCTTCACGAAAAGGTAGCGTTTCGAATAAAAGTATTCAACTCACTAACTAA
- a CDS encoding HD-GYP domain-containing protein, whose product MKKGMINSTLIHEERRSVVLFLWLFYIISVSYDILFFNILPQYVIEGPTDSMREGLGYWFYVILFALLPISLYLMRVGKPNAIKYMYFVSYIFISIIHEVLIYMDSALKYQSGNAVEVFLVLFSPIFVNRRYFFVVCLGMILKYTSVGIILQNVEVLIPIALLCVLSLIAFILLNRFKGYVNAVSHAYDQQLERMVKGVIATLELKDPYTRGHSERVAQYAQILAKATNQYSRDELKTFNYACLLHDIGKVNIPDRILMKPSRLTNEEFDVIKSHPVVGAHVIKDVEGLSGVIDVIRYHHERWDGKGYPEQLKGEEIPFLARITSVADAFDAMTSSRSYRKALPLEEAYRRIVEGRGSQFDPQVVDLFEKEFPKWKKVYESYPWDQPSGLELLVEAQAYLKQGGEERNENPQA is encoded by the coding sequence ATGAAAAAAGGGATGATTAATTCTACTTTAATTCATGAAGAGCGACGTTCCGTTGTTCTTTTCCTTTGGCTATTTTATATTATCAGCGTTTCGTATGATATCCTGTTTTTCAACATATTGCCTCAGTATGTGATTGAAGGACCTACTGATTCAATGAGGGAAGGGCTAGGATATTGGTTTTATGTCATCTTATTTGCCCTATTGCCGATCAGTTTGTACTTGATGAGAGTTGGAAAACCAAACGCTATTAAGTATATGTACTTTGTATCTTATATCTTCATAAGCATTATCCATGAAGTGTTAATTTATATGGATAGCGCTCTAAAGTACCAAAGCGGGAACGCTGTGGAAGTTTTTCTTGTCTTATTCTCGCCCATTTTTGTCAATCGGAGATATTTCTTCGTTGTCTGTCTTGGGATGATTTTAAAATACACATCGGTCGGAATCATATTACAAAATGTTGAAGTACTGATTCCAATCGCTCTATTATGTGTTCTTTCTTTAATAGCATTTATTTTGTTAAATCGTTTCAAAGGATATGTCAATGCGGTTAGTCATGCGTACGATCAACAGCTCGAACGGATGGTTAAAGGCGTCATTGCTACATTAGAGTTAAAAGACCCTTATACAAGAGGGCATAGTGAACGGGTAGCTCAGTATGCACAAATTTTAGCAAAAGCGACAAATCAATATTCACGTGATGAACTAAAAACATTTAATTACGCTTGTTTATTGCATGATATAGGAAAAGTGAATATTCCAGATCGAATTTTAATGAAGCCTTCCCGTTTAACGAACGAAGAGTTTGATGTGATTAAATCGCATCCGGTAGTCGGTGCGCATGTGATTAAAGACGTTGAAGGGTTAAGCGGTGTAATTGATGTAATTCGTTATCATCATGAGCGTTGGGATGGAAAAGGATACCCAGAGCAGTTAAAAGGGGAAGAGATTCCTTTCTTAGCGCGGATTACTTCTGTAGCCGATGCGTTCGATGCCATGACCTCTTCGCGTTCCTATCGAAAGGCATTGCCGCTTGAAGAAGCATACAGACGTATTGTCGAGGGGAGAGGATCGCAATTTGATCCTCAGGTCGTCGACTTGTTTGAAAAAGAGTTTCCAAAGTGGAAAAAAGTTTATGAAAGCTATCCGTGGGATCAGCCTTCAGGACTTGAGTTGTTGGTTGAAGCACAAGCTTATCTTAAACAGGGAGGTGAAGAAAGAAATGAAAATCCGCAAGCTTAA